The proteins below come from a single Vibrio natriegens NBRC 15636 = ATCC 14048 = DSM 759 genomic window:
- a CDS encoding GNAT family N-acetyltransferase, which produces MELVVPSVEFESSFAHFYDDFSQHDVENSEYYQEGKFNFVHYVQRLTDEANGVNLREGYVPCSHFWLVNSDKAIIGAIRVRHNINNDFLTLEAGHIGYDIAPSYRSQGHGKYMLRLALRKAKELGIEQALITADDDNFASRKVIEANGGQLENVVMGKVFPNLLARYWVACK; this is translated from the coding sequence ATGGAGTTAGTTGTACCATCAGTAGAATTTGAGTCTTCCTTTGCGCATTTTTACGATGACTTTTCTCAACATGATGTTGAAAACTCGGAGTACTACCAAGAGGGTAAATTCAATTTCGTTCATTACGTTCAACGACTGACTGATGAAGCGAATGGGGTTAACCTGAGAGAAGGATATGTACCCTGTAGTCATTTTTGGCTCGTCAATTCAGACAAAGCCATTATTGGTGCGATTCGTGTCCGTCATAATATCAACAACGATTTTCTGACATTAGAAGCAGGCCATATTGGCTACGACATTGCGCCTTCCTATCGGTCTCAAGGTCATGGAAAGTACATGTTAAGGCTGGCTTTGCGTAAAGCCAAAGAGCTAGGCATTGAGCAAGCGTTAATCACTGCAGATGACGACAATTTCGCGTCACGAAAAGTTATCGAAGCCAACGGTGGTCAACTTGAGAATGTAGTAATGGGTAAGGTGTTTCCCAATCTTTTGGCCAGATATTGGGTGGCTTGTAAGTGA
- a CDS encoding GNAT family N-acetyltransferase, producing the protein MEIITGNSSEIIQKAQAIRYQVFTVEQQIPRELDLDGLDEGSIHALVEDKDALVATARLTIKEGGSSVMARVAVTEPYRGMGIASKVVQALMDYARNDGVSSIEIHAHGYLRNYYEKFGFEFIREVEIVGEHQLIEMQYHIKTKA; encoded by the coding sequence ATGGAAATCATTACTGGGAACAGCTCAGAGATCATTCAAAAAGCACAAGCTATTCGTTATCAGGTGTTTACTGTTGAGCAGCAGATACCGAGAGAGTTAGACCTAGATGGATTAGATGAAGGTTCCATTCACGCTTTGGTAGAGGACAAGGACGCTCTAGTTGCAACGGCACGATTAACGATAAAAGAGGGCGGCTCTTCCGTTATGGCCAGAGTTGCGGTTACAGAGCCTTATCGAGGAATGGGAATCGCGTCTAAAGTTGTCCAAGCGCTAATGGATTACGCTCGAAATGATGGAGTAAGCTCTATCGAAATTCACGCTCATGGTTATTTACGCAATTACTATGAGAAATTTGGTTTTGAGTTTATTCGAGAAGTTGAAATTGTTGGTGAACATCAGCTCATCGAAATGCAGTATCACATCAAAACGAAAGCATAA